A single window of Montipora capricornis isolate CH-2021 chromosome 14, ASM3666992v2, whole genome shotgun sequence DNA harbors:
- the LOC138032976 gene encoding uncharacterized protein has product MANHLGALMCPLKYIYRAHAPKYRGVKIIKQLRKASTELEHQGHRDEPKTREELQSLNRWLDWEEVLEACRVQRTRFEVARGRKQRAREAADLLLVSLYCHIPPSRGLEMRTLEFLEHDRLESPFSAKDFRGRNVALLESDGSVSVHIQLYKTAKFAGHDQVKLEVNSELCKFIKQFIKEFHQEHVTPDTAQAHSSYLFLNARGQPFSATGFSKHIQGIFCKLTGTPIGINVLRSSFITWAYSSSHCDDNMKDSLAAALRHSQQTAQTTYDRRTALEKKNAAVALAQQKAESVMGQAGGEEEEGGGGGGGGGGEEEEEEEEEEEEEEEEEVEVGREKEEKLHAGQFVGLVETGSTLKAPRVLIGRVHAFLPRKQVSLLWYKHEGRSSYGLHLDGKQWIEDINSLIPVKVRPVMRKYAKEHAYHLCTSLRTIHQAVHGHSSKS; this is encoded by the exons ATGGCCAACCACCTGGGCGCTCTCATGTGCCCCCTGAAGTACATTTACCGGGCCCACGCGCCCAAATACCGGGGAGTGAAAATCATCAAGCAACTGAGAAAGGCCTCGACCGAACTCGAGCACCAGGGACACAGAGACGAGCCCAAGACGCGAGAGGAACTACAATCGCTGAATCGCTGGCTGGACTG GGAAGAGGTGCTCGAAGCCTGCAGGGTGCAGCGGACGCGATTCGAGGTGGCCAGGGGCAGGAAGCAGCGAGCCCGGGAAGCGGCCGACCTGTTGCTGGTGTCGCTGTACTGTCACATTCCCCCCTCGCGTGGCCTCGAGATGAGGACCTTGGAGTTCCTTGAGCATGACCGGCTGGAGTCTCCCTTCTCAGCCAAGGACTTTCGCGGCAGGAACGTGGCGTTGTTGGAGAGCGACGGTTCGGTGAGCGTCCACATCCAGCTCTACAAGACGGCCAAATTCGCCGGCCACGACCAGGTCAAGCTGGAG GTCAACTCCGAACTGTGCAAGTTTATCAAGCAATTCATCAAAGAATTCCACCAGGAGCACGTCACTCCTGACACGGCCCAAGCCCACAGCTCTTATCTATTTCTG AATGCAAGAGGACAGCCTTTCAGCGCTACTGGCTTCTCAAAACACATCCAAGGAATATTTTGCAAGCTCACTGGAACTCCCATTGGCATTAATGTCTTAAGATCATCTTTTATAACCTGGGCATACAGTTCAAG TCACTGTGATGATAACATGAAGGATAGTCTTGCGGCTGCCTTGCGCCATTCACAACAAACGGCGCAGACCACATATGACCGTAGGACCGCCCTGGAGAAAAAGAACGCTGCTGTCGCATTGGCACAGCAAAAGGCCGAGTCTGTCATGGGACAAGcaggaggagaagaagaagaaggaggaggaggaggaggaggaggaggaggagaagaagaagaagaagaagaagaagaagaagaagaagaagaagaagaagaagtagaagtaggaagagaaaaagaagaaaaacttcATGCTGGGCAGTTTGTGGGCCTGGTAGAGACTGGTAGCACATTGAAGGCTCCCCGTGTTTTGATTGGACGCGTGCATGCCTTTTTGCCGAGGAAACAGGTCTCCCTGTTGTGGTACAAACACGAGGGACGTTCTAGCTATGGTCTTCACCTGGATGGAAAACAGTGGATTGAGGACATCAACTCACTCATTCCTGTCAAGGTGCGACCGGTGATGCGCAAATACGCAAAGGAACATGCTTATCATCTGTGCACAAGCCTCAGGACAATACACCAGGCCGTCCATGGCCATTCCTCTAAGAGTTAG
- the LOC138033058 gene encoding uncharacterized protein, producing MVRRRKQGTPRRTARLTASAASEGEAGPSHTVPEETLPDEPTAPAPPDPRELLLRVEGIEQRRVPKKDSLQRLAQFLRENRPCPHPLETQQETEEATSAEQGQEQPINIRLRNTVVCAGLSKVWEKSKADCTCLAEPMGSGSQGDVADERCPYCISDMEGSEIYAVSSRCENPDCNPCIMMNQLDKTLLAGLGTKRNERLSAFFQLAPCLAKLFNSGELPEDRRKPLVEAFGDLLSCSLTKVRYLSNIGFLIMLCPRLKQLQLERGWAIVYNNLSKIASAIGYHGNHNSQLAALVFIREFCIPDRENLWRSYLQSEELVEENRILTEVFAGCFEHSQEDNQSS from the exons ATGGTGCGCAGAAGGAAACAGGGCACGCCACGTCGGACAGCAAGGTTGACCGCTTCAGCCGCTTCAGAAGGTGAAGCAGGACCCAGTCACACTGTGCCAGAGGAAACATTGCCAGACGAGCCCACTGCACCTGCCCCACCAGACCCAAGAGAGCTTCTACTCCGAGTGGAAGGTATTGAGCAGAGGAGGGTACCTAAAAAGGACAGCCTTCAACGCCTTGCACAATTCCTACGAGAAAACCGGCCTTGTCCACACCCACTTGAG ACTCAACAAGAGACAGAAGAAGCAACATCTGCCGAGCAAGGACAGGAACAGCCGATTAACATACGTCTGCGGAACACAGTAGTCTGTGCTGGCCTGAGCAAAGTGTGGGAAAAATCCAAGGCAGATTGTACGTGCCTTGCCGAGCCGATGGGCAGTGGGTCACAAGGCGACGTGGCTGATGAACGGTGTCCCTATTGTATCAGCGACATGGAAGGTAGTGAAATATATGCCGTCAGTTCACGGTGTGAAAATCCAGATTGCAATCCCTGCATTATGATGAATCAATTGGACAAGACGCTTTTGGCAGGACTCGGCACCAAGCGAAATGAACgcctttctgcatttttccaGCTCGCCCCTTGTCTGGCAAAACTTTTCAATTCTGGTGAACTTCCAGAGGATCGAAGGAAACCTCTGGTTGAAGCATTTGGTGACCTTCTCAGCTGTTCCCTGACTAAAGTGCGATACCTGTCAAACATTGGCTTCTTAATCATGCTTTGTCCCCGCCTGAAACAGCTACAACTCGAAAGAGGTTGGGCGATTGTTTACAATAATCTTTCTAAGATTGCCTCTGCGATTGGATATCATGGAAACCACAATAGTCAACTTGCAGCACTGGTCTTCATACGGGAATTTTGCATTCCAGACAGAGAGAACCTCTGGAGATCGTATCTTCAGTCTGAAGAACTGGTAGAAGAGAACAGAATTCTAACTGAAGTCTTTGCAGGTTGTTTTGAGCACTCGCAAGAGGACAACCAGTCTTCTTAA